In Nonomuraea sp. NBC_00507, the following are encoded in one genomic region:
- a CDS encoding sigma factor, whose protein sequence is MPDATQVFADHRELLFSIVYNMLGSVADTEDVLQETWLSWSSASRERVDHPRAYLVRIAVNQALAQQSALRRRRETYVRTVTSFASPVEPA, encoded by the coding sequence ATGCCCGATGCCACCCAGGTGTTCGCCGACCATCGTGAGCTGCTGTTCTCCATCGTCTACAACATGCTCGGCAGCGTCGCCGACACCGAGGACGTGCTGCAGGAGACCTGGCTGTCCTGGTCGTCGGCGAGCCGGGAGCGCGTCGACCACCCGCGTGCCTACCTGGTGCGCATCGCCGTCAACCAGGCTCTCGCCCAGCAGTCGGCCCTGCGCCGGCGCCGCGAGACCTACGTGCGGACGGTGACCTCGTTCGCGTCGCCGGTCGAGCCCGCGTAG
- a CDS encoding amylo-alpha-1,6-glucosidase, giving the protein MSAWTFEGQPEALGETITLVEGGSFCLCQRGGDIIHGAAQGVYYADTRLLSRWVLKVDDYPVEPLQTISAAPYHATFVGKARPRPGTVESTLLVVRDRYVGGGLREDLVLRNMSEEPAGCVVTVQVGADVADLFEVKAERVRPVPDVEMTPTESGLEVLSASRARGARIAVEPPGTPVVATPGLLTFQVVVPPRAEWRTKLVVNPIIEGVETSAWFPADHSIEHAEPARRLAAWTRESPVLTSTNADLVQVMRRSRQDLGSLRLFDRHHPQEPPAIAAGAPWFMTLFGRDSLLTSWMSLPLDQSMALGTMRRLARLQGTKVDPLSEEEPGKILHELRYGVQDGASPYGGQAYYGSVDATPLFVMLLGELRRWGLHAEAVEELLPHADAALTWIEEYGGPDGLLWYRRKTDRGLINQGWKDSFDGITFSDGGIARPPIALAEAQGYVYAAYLARAHFAHEQGDEAMERRCVERAMAIRRAFNERFWLPDAGYYAMGLDGRGRPIDGLGSNMGHCLWSGIVDEARAASVAEHLLSDEMFTGYGVRTLATSMGAYNPMSYHNGSVWPHDNAIIAAGLMRYGFIEEAQRIAMGLLAVGQAFGGRLPELFCGFDRAEFFEPIPYPTSCSPQAWAAAAPIHLLRTLLRLDPWVPYGKIWIVPALPDGFGELEIRDLPVAGARLTVSVGRDGRTAVVSGVPEGIELLTEPRPPTSGAGVADRTYGLATP; this is encoded by the coding sequence ATGAGCGCGTGGACTTTCGAGGGGCAACCGGAGGCGTTGGGAGAGACGATCACGCTGGTGGAGGGCGGTTCGTTCTGCCTGTGCCAGCGTGGCGGCGACATCATCCACGGCGCCGCGCAGGGTGTCTACTATGCCGACACCCGGCTGTTGTCGCGGTGGGTGCTGAAGGTGGACGACTATCCCGTGGAGCCGCTGCAGACGATCTCGGCCGCGCCGTACCACGCCACGTTCGTGGGCAAGGCGCGGCCGCGGCCGGGCACCGTGGAGAGCACGTTGCTGGTCGTGCGAGACCGCTACGTCGGCGGCGGGCTGCGCGAGGACCTGGTGCTGCGCAACATGTCGGAGGAGCCGGCGGGGTGCGTGGTGACCGTCCAGGTGGGCGCGGACGTGGCCGACCTGTTCGAGGTGAAGGCCGAACGGGTCCGGCCGGTCCCCGATGTGGAGATGACCCCCACCGAGTCGGGGCTGGAGGTGCTGTCGGCCAGCCGGGCGCGGGGCGCGCGGATCGCGGTCGAGCCGCCGGGCACGCCGGTGGTGGCGACGCCGGGGCTGCTCACTTTCCAGGTGGTGGTTCCCCCTCGTGCGGAGTGGCGGACGAAGCTCGTGGTCAATCCGATCATCGAGGGGGTGGAGACCTCCGCGTGGTTCCCCGCGGACCACTCCATCGAGCATGCCGAGCCGGCCCGTCGCCTGGCCGCGTGGACCCGCGAGAGCCCGGTCCTGACCAGCACCAACGCCGACCTCGTCCAGGTCATGCGCCGCTCCAGGCAGGACCTGGGCAGCCTGCGGCTGTTCGACCGGCACCATCCGCAGGAGCCGCCCGCGATCGCCGCCGGGGCGCCGTGGTTCATGACCTTGTTCGGCCGCGACTCGCTGCTGACCTCCTGGATGTCGCTGCCGCTCGACCAGTCGATGGCGCTGGGCACGATGCGGCGGCTGGCCCGGCTGCAGGGCACCAAGGTCGATCCCCTCTCCGAGGAGGAGCCGGGGAAGATCCTGCACGAGCTGCGCTACGGCGTGCAGGACGGCGCGTCCCCGTACGGCGGTCAGGCCTACTACGGCTCGGTCGACGCGACGCCCTTGTTCGTCATGCTGCTCGGCGAGCTGCGCCGGTGGGGCCTGCACGCCGAGGCCGTCGAGGAACTGCTGCCCCATGCCGATGCCGCGCTGACCTGGATCGAGGAGTACGGCGGGCCCGACGGACTCCTGTGGTACCGCCGCAAGACCGACCGCGGGCTGATCAACCAGGGGTGGAAGGACTCCTTCGACGGCATCACCTTCAGCGACGGGGGCATCGCCCGCCCGCCCATCGCCCTGGCCGAAGCGCAGGGGTACGTCTACGCCGCCTACCTCGCGCGCGCTCATTTCGCCCATGAGCAGGGCGACGAGGCGATGGAACGACGCTGCGTGGAGCGGGCCATGGCGATCAGGCGAGCCTTCAACGAGCGCTTCTGGCTTCCGGACGCCGGCTACTACGCGATGGGCCTGGACGGCCGGGGGCGGCCCATCGACGGCCTCGGCTCCAACATGGGCCACTGCCTGTGGAGCGGCATCGTGGACGAGGCCAGGGCGGCCTCCGTGGCGGAGCATCTGCTGTCGGATGAGATGTTCACCGGCTACGGGGTGCGCACCCTGGCCACGTCGATGGGGGCCTACAACCCGATGAGCTACCACAACGGCTCGGTGTGGCCCCACGACAACGCGATCATCGCGGCCGGGCTGATGCGGTACGGCTTCATCGAGGAGGCCCAGCGGATCGCGATGGGGTTGCTGGCTGTCGGGCAGGCGTTCGGCGGCCGGTTGCCGGAGCTGTTCTGCGGGTTCGACCGGGCAGAGTTCTTCGAGCCCATCCCGTACCCGACGTCCTGCTCGCCGCAGGCCTGGGCCGCCGCCGCGCCCATCCACCTGCTGCGTACCCTGCTGCGGCTGGACCCCTGGGTGCCGTACGGGAAGATCTGGATCGTCCCGGCGCTGCCGGACGGCTTCGGTGAGCTCGAGATCAGGGACCTGCCCGTGGCAGGCGCCCGGCTCACCGTCAGCGTCGGAAGGGACGGGCGGACGGCCGTCGTGTCGGGCGTGCCGGAGGGCATCGAACTGCTCACCGAACCCCGCCCGCCCACCAGCGGCGCCGGCGTGGCCGATCGCACCTACGGGCTGGCGACGCCATGA
- a CDS encoding glycosyltransferase family 4 protein produces the protein MTAADGRLERAQQRRRPGGRLRITMIAPPWQDVPPRAYGGIEEMLAGLIGGLDRRGHEVTLIGAGHTTAPARFLPTYARPPSERIGDPLPELLHAARARRLLAGLDADIVHDHSLAGPLTAACRAVPTVVTCHGPADGELGECYRELGADISLVAISEAQRRHAPDLGWVATVHNALDVDTYPFQPGKEEWVLWLGRFHPYKGAHLAIDAARAAGRRIILAGKLTEPAEHACFDAYVRPRLGPDATYVGEADAARKRELLAAARCLLFPIQWEEPFGMVLIEAMACGTPVVALGRGAVPEVVADGRTGYVLQTVAELPEAIESIERIDPHACRKHVEQCFSAEIMAAAYEQVYRQVLRSGPAPAPGGVVSVS, from the coding sequence ATGACCGCCGCCGACGGGCGCCTGGAGAGGGCCCAGCAGAGGCGGCGGCCGGGTGGCCGGCTGCGCATCACCATGATCGCCCCGCCCTGGCAGGACGTGCCGCCCCGGGCGTACGGCGGCATCGAGGAGATGCTGGCCGGCCTGATCGGCGGGCTGGACCGGCGCGGTCACGAGGTCACCCTCATCGGCGCCGGCCACACCACCGCGCCGGCGAGGTTCCTGCCCACCTACGCGCGGCCGCCGTCCGAGCGGATCGGCGACCCGCTGCCCGAGCTGCTGCACGCCGCCCGCGCCCGGCGGCTGCTGGCCGGACTGGACGCCGACATCGTGCACGATCACTCGCTGGCCGGTCCCCTGACCGCGGCCTGCCGCGCCGTGCCGACCGTCGTCACCTGCCACGGCCCCGCGGACGGCGAGCTGGGAGAGTGCTACCGGGAGCTGGGCGCCGACATCTCCCTGGTGGCCATTTCCGAGGCTCAGCGCCGGCACGCGCCCGACCTCGGCTGGGTCGCCACCGTCCACAACGCGCTCGACGTCGACACCTACCCCTTCCAGCCCGGCAAGGAGGAGTGGGTGTTGTGGCTGGGCAGGTTCCACCCGTACAAGGGCGCCCATCTCGCCATCGACGCCGCCCGCGCGGCGGGCCGGCGCATCATCCTGGCCGGCAAGCTCACCGAGCCCGCCGAACACGCCTGCTTCGACGCCTACGTCCGGCCCCGGCTCGGCCCTGACGCCACCTACGTCGGCGAGGCCGACGCCGCCCGCAAACGCGAGCTGCTCGCCGCCGCCCGCTGCCTGCTGTTCCCCATCCAATGGGAGGAGCCGTTCGGCATGGTGCTCATCGAGGCGATGGCCTGCGGCACGCCCGTCGTGGCGCTCGGCAGAGGCGCGGTGCCGGAGGTCGTGGCCGACGGCCGCACCGGCTACGTCCTGCAGACCGTCGCCGAGCTGCCCGAGGCGATCGAGTCGATCGAGCGCATCGACCCGCACGCGTGCAGGAAGCACGTGGAGCAGTGCTTCAGCGCCGAGATCATGGCCGCGGCCTACGAACAGGTCTACCGGCAGGTCCTGCGGTCCGGCCCCGCCCCGGCCCCGGGGGGAGTCGTCAGCGTTTCCTGA
- a CDS encoding response regulator transcription factor, with the protein MIRLLIADDEDLIRGALAALLELEEDLTVAAEAATSTDAVRLARAHQPDIAVLDLEMPPADGLRAAEEIRAESPIKIILVTRHARPGVLRRALAAGVSGFVPKTTPATRLAEIIRDVAAGRRYVDPDIAASALTEDDCPLSDRELEVLRASRTGASVREIAAQVHLAPGTVRNYLSAAMAKLGVSSRHAAAHRAWEEGWI; encoded by the coding sequence ATGATCCGGCTGCTGATCGCCGACGACGAGGACCTGATCAGGGGCGCCCTGGCGGCGCTGCTGGAGCTGGAGGAGGACCTGACCGTGGCCGCTGAGGCGGCCACCTCCACCGACGCCGTGCGCCTGGCCCGCGCGCACCAGCCCGACATCGCCGTGCTGGACCTGGAGATGCCGCCCGCCGACGGCCTGCGGGCCGCCGAGGAGATCAGGGCGGAGTCCCCCATCAAGATCATCCTGGTCACGCGGCACGCCCGGCCGGGAGTGTTGCGCCGCGCGCTGGCGGCGGGGGTGAGCGGGTTCGTGCCCAAGACCACACCTGCCACCAGGCTCGCGGAGATCATCCGTGACGTCGCGGCCGGACGACGGTACGTCGATCCCGACATCGCCGCCTCCGCGCTGACCGAGGACGACTGCCCGCTCAGCGACCGGGAGCTGGAGGTGCTGCGGGCCTCACGGACGGGCGCCTCGGTCAGGGAGATCGCCGCCCAGGTCCATCTGGCGCCGGGCACGGTACGCAACTACCTGTCGGCGGCCATGGCCAAGCTCGGCGTCAGCTCCCGCCACGCGGCCGCCCACCGGGCCTGGGAGGAAGGCTGGATCTGA
- a CDS encoding alpha/beta fold hydrolase translates to MRVHVQTRGSAGPPLLLVHGWGGDHRVWDALDFGERRVIAVDLRGHGRSPAPATGYTPADLAGDLLPWIEEPVVAVGHSMGGQVVTALAVEHPSAVRAMVVVAPAYGADEAEERLIPGRLAALRADGAGAASRQLGPLPAPVAEQLLATPGHVLAECYAGMYTLPGAFGVRRESERYLARRVCPVLAVHNVPEAARWEAGLPAHPRSTTVVWPEAGHFLHLEQPARFADLVLSW, encoded by the coding sequence ATGAGAGTGCACGTCCAGACGCGCGGGTCCGCCGGCCCGCCGCTGCTCCTGGTGCACGGATGGGGCGGCGACCACCGCGTGTGGGACGCGCTCGACTTCGGCGAGCGCCGGGTGATCGCCGTGGACCTGCGCGGCCACGGCAGGTCCCCGGCGCCGGCGACCGGTTACACCCCCGCCGACCTGGCCGGCGATCTGCTGCCGTGGATCGAGGAGCCCGTGGTGGCCGTCGGGCACTCCATGGGCGGCCAGGTGGTCACCGCGCTGGCGGTCGAGCACCCTTCGGCGGTCCGCGCGATGGTCGTGGTCGCCCCGGCCTACGGGGCGGACGAGGCCGAGGAGCGGCTCATCCCCGGCCGCCTGGCCGCGCTGCGGGCCGACGGCGCCGGCGCGGCGTCGCGGCAGCTCGGGCCGCTGCCCGCGCCGGTGGCCGAGCAGCTGCTGGCCACGCCGGGGCACGTGCTGGCCGAGTGCTACGCCGGCATGTACACGCTGCCGGGGGCCTTCGGGGTGCGCCGGGAGTCCGAACGGTATCTGGCCAGGCGGGTCTGCCCGGTGCTCGCCGTCCACAACGTGCCGGAGGCGGCGCGCTGGGAGGCGGGGTTGCCGGCGCATCCGCGCTCCACGACCGTCGTGTGGCCGGAGGCCGGGCATTTCCTGCACCTGGAGCAGCCCGCGAGATTCGCCGACCTGGTGTTGTCCTGGTGA
- a CDS encoding mannitol dehydrogenase family protein, whose translation MGYAELSLATLDRVDEARRPRIDPRLLRPRIVHVGLGAFHRAHQALYTEEAAARSGEPWGIAAVAPRSAATVEAMRAQDCLYTVTDRAPGALRPRVAGAIVEALLMRGDGARLRDLLRSEEVPVVTLTVTEKAYHRRADVVGRLAGGLAGRYRHGGAPISVVSCDNMAGNGRALATVVRDFVAASPWPDRERLLDWMAASVAFPDTVVDRIVPATTPGDQWEVSAALGLRDAVPVLGEPYRQWVLEDRFAATRPPWELGGAVFVADVTPYQLRKLRLLNGVHSAMAYLGSAAGCRTVAEVLETGWGERFVRAYGAEVAATLPGPAPEAAVYVDRLVERFRNPELRHLLRQIGSDGSAKIPERWFHPLRALRSAPMLELSLAAWVNATGPDGLRFGMTDPQAQALAGCHRGAAGPGEVVARLLRLTGAPDLAERADLTAAVAAHLPALRAGRVDV comes from the coding sequence ATGGGCTACGCCGAGCTCAGCCTGGCCACCTTGGACCGCGTCGATGAGGCGCGGCGGCCCCGCATCGATCCGCGCCTGCTGCGGCCGCGTATCGTGCACGTCGGTCTCGGCGCGTTCCACCGGGCGCACCAGGCCCTCTACACCGAGGAGGCCGCGGCCCGCTCGGGCGAGCCGTGGGGCATCGCGGCCGTCGCCCCTCGCTCGGCGGCCACGGTCGAGGCGATGCGCGCGCAGGACTGCTTGTACACGGTGACCGACCGGGCGCCCGGCGCGCTGCGTCCGCGGGTGGCCGGTGCGATCGTCGAGGCGCTGCTGATGCGCGGGGACGGCGCGCGGCTGCGGGACCTGCTCCGTTCGGAGGAGGTCCCGGTCGTAACGCTGACCGTCACGGAAAAGGCGTACCACCGCCGCGCGGACGTCGTCGGCCGGCTCGCCGGCGGACTGGCCGGGCGCTACCGGCACGGCGGCGCCCCGATCAGCGTCGTCTCCTGCGACAACATGGCCGGCAACGGCCGGGCGCTGGCCACGGTGGTGCGCGACTTCGTCGCCGCGTCCCCCTGGCCGGACCGCGAGCGGCTGCTCGACTGGATGGCGGCCTCGGTCGCCTTCCCCGACACGGTCGTCGACCGGATCGTGCCCGCCACCACCCCCGGCGATCAGTGGGAGGTCTCGGCGGCCCTGGGGCTGCGCGACGCCGTGCCGGTGCTGGGCGAGCCGTACCGGCAGTGGGTGCTGGAGGACCGCTTCGCCGCGACGCGCCCGCCGTGGGAGCTCGGCGGCGCGGTCTTCGTCGCCGACGTCACGCCCTACCAGCTGCGCAAGCTGCGTCTGCTCAACGGGGTGCACTCCGCTATGGCCTACCTCGGGTCCGCGGCCGGCTGCCGCACGGTCGCGGAGGTGCTGGAGACCGGGTGGGGAGAACGGTTCGTGCGCGCCTACGGCGCGGAGGTCGCCGCGACGCTGCCGGGTCCGGCACCCGAGGCGGCCGTTTACGTCGACCGGCTGGTCGAGCGCTTCCGCAACCCCGAGCTGCGCCACCTGCTGCGGCAGATCGGCTCGGACGGCTCCGCGAAGATCCCCGAACGCTGGTTCCATCCGCTGCGCGCCCTGCGGTCCGCGCCCATGCTCGAACTGTCGCTGGCCGCCTGGGTGAACGCCACCGGCCCCGACGGCCTGAGGTTCGGCATGACCGATCCTCAGGCGCAGGCGCTGGCCGGCTGCCACCGGGGTGCGGCGGGCCCGGGCGAGGTGGTGGCGCGGCTGCTGCGCCTGACCGGCGCCCCCGACCTCGCCGAGCGGGCGGACCTCACCGCGGCGGTCGCCGCCCATCTCCCCGCCCTGCGTGCCGGGCGGGTCGACGTCTGA
- the tnpA gene encoding IS200/IS605 family transposase, producing MSPRWEPNPDIRTGRHCVHDLSAHLVFVTKYRRDALTSPMLKRCEQIMKEVCEKFDCELTDFNGAHDHVHLLVRYPPKVALSSLVNSLKGVSARYLRQEYGAHVRTHLWGGHFWSRSYYAGSTGDANEVTVRT from the coding sequence ATGTCACCGCGATGGGAACCGAACCCCGACATCAGAACAGGACGTCACTGCGTACACGACCTGTCCGCGCATTTGGTGTTTGTCACGAAATATCGGCGGGACGCACTCACCAGCCCCATGCTGAAGCGCTGCGAACAGATCATGAAAGAGGTGTGCGAGAAGTTCGACTGCGAGCTGACCGACTTCAACGGCGCACACGACCACGTCCATCTCCTGGTCCGCTACCCGCCCAAGGTCGCTCTGTCCTCCCTCGTCAACTCCCTCAAAGGCGTCTCGGCCCGCTACCTCCGCCAGGAATACGGCGCTCACGTCCGCACACACCTGTGGGGCGGCCACTTCTGGTCCCGCTCCTACTACGCGGGCTCGACCGGCGACGCGAACGAGGTCACCGTCCGCACGTAG
- a CDS encoding sensor histidine kinase has protein sequence MRDLPVDPGTGLTNFRRYTWWSLFGVTAFFLVFSVRSRITDPTVPVAARLAAVGALTVALPAIAVSISRRLPRADLDPGGADPAGRPPVRWLVAGGAGAVVLGGILLALRDYGLWSFGPAMMVSIVAMFLPARRRWLLIATAAAVAAVLGGVTAAVSEHAVVFAAAFPAGLVVFTGWVMLGMLWAWDVAERLNAARRLSAELAVKDERLRFAADLHDIQGHHLQVIALKSELAARLAPADPARAAEEMTQVRRLATDALRDTRAVVQGYRRVTLEEEIANATGVLAAAGIDARMELDPAAASHPLPEPSRHLLGLVMREATTNVLRHSRARHAEIAYRITGGLACLRIGNDGAPGPGTSPGPGIGGGARAGVDGDAGPGLGTGLPTLAERLRAAGGELTWRHDGDDFVVTATLPVGAR, from the coding sequence GTGCGTGACCTGCCGGTCGATCCCGGGACAGGGCTGACCAACTTCCGGCGCTACACGTGGTGGAGTCTCTTCGGCGTCACCGCGTTCTTCCTGGTCTTCAGCGTCAGGAGCCGGATCACGGACCCGACGGTGCCGGTCGCGGCCCGGCTCGCCGCCGTGGGCGCCCTGACGGTCGCATTGCCGGCCATCGCGGTGTCGATCAGCCGCCGCCTCCCCCGGGCCGACCTCGACCCGGGCGGCGCGGACCCGGCCGGGCGGCCGCCGGTGCGGTGGCTGGTGGCCGGGGGCGCGGGCGCGGTGGTGCTGGGCGGGATCCTGCTCGCCCTGCGGGACTACGGGCTGTGGTCGTTCGGCCCGGCGATGATGGTCTCCATCGTCGCGATGTTCCTGCCGGCTCGGCGCCGGTGGCTGCTGATCGCCACGGCGGCGGCGGTCGCGGCGGTCCTCGGCGGGGTCACGGCCGCGGTCTCGGAGCACGCGGTCGTGTTCGCGGCGGCGTTCCCGGCCGGGCTGGTCGTCTTCACCGGCTGGGTCATGCTCGGCATGTTGTGGGCGTGGGACGTCGCGGAGCGGCTGAACGCGGCCCGCCGGTTGTCGGCGGAGCTGGCGGTCAAGGACGAGCGGCTGCGCTTCGCCGCCGACCTGCACGACATCCAAGGCCACCACCTGCAGGTGATCGCGCTCAAGAGCGAGCTGGCGGCCCGGCTGGCGCCGGCCGACCCGGCCCGGGCGGCCGAGGAGATGACGCAGGTGCGGCGGCTGGCGACGGACGCGCTGCGGGACACCCGCGCCGTCGTCCAGGGTTACCGCCGGGTCACGCTGGAGGAGGAGATCGCGAACGCGACCGGAGTGCTCGCCGCGGCCGGCATCGACGCCCGGATGGAGCTCGACCCCGCCGCCGCCTCTCACCCCCTTCCCGAGCCGAGCAGGCATCTGCTGGGCCTGGTGATGCGGGAGGCCACCACCAACGTGCTGCGCCACAGCCGTGCCCGGCACGCGGAGATCGCCTACCGGATCACCGGCGGCCTGGCCTGCCTCCGGATCGGCAACGACGGCGCGCCCGGTCCGGGCACCAGCCCCGGTCCGGGCATCGGCGGCGGGGCCAGGGCCGGCGTCGATGGAGACGCCGGTCCTGGTCTGGGCACCGGCCTCCCTACCCTCGCTGAGCGGCTGCGGGCCGCGGGCGGCGAGCTGACCTGGCGGCATGACGGCGACGACTTCGTCGTGACCGCCACCCTGCCGGTGGGGGCACGATGA
- a CDS encoding RNA-guided endonuclease InsQ/TnpB family protein, producing MEQEKRNRAHVTRLELDQRQSAVLDGQAHNARLLWNLLHEFFTFRQGRFASLAQCDEAIRVARKEIDWLNDLPAQAAQAVLKTYRQAWANYFNPDHPAGRPTFKSRFRSRMAVDVPQARDLNITRINRRWGAVSIPKLGRVRFRWTKDLPGVTKGGPDGKITGARLVKEAGGWHIVFRIQTEQPVPAPHPGPHTAIDRGIAVPLALSTGEKIFHRNQWLTGGEQQRLLRLERKAARQKRAAKPGQRTSNRLKTTYDQIARLRAKAKRRAIDWQHQTTAELTDRFSVIVLEDLKVTNMMASASGTREQPGRNVAQKRGLNRAIATEAWARTAEFLTYKATDKGGKVVYIPAPGTSQECHACHTIIEGSRESQSRFVCRNPACGWIGNADVNAARTQLHRYNSAAGRAVTGRGGPAVLGPVKRQAPHGGPTRTTPHGVAP from the coding sequence GTGGAGCAGGAGAAACGCAACCGCGCTCATGTCACCCGCCTGGAGTTGGACCAGCGGCAGAGCGCCGTCTTGGACGGCCAGGCGCACAACGCGCGCCTACTGTGGAACCTGCTGCACGAGTTCTTCACCTTCCGGCAGGGCCGGTTCGCCTCCCTGGCCCAGTGCGATGAGGCCATCCGGGTCGCCCGCAAAGAGATCGACTGGCTCAACGACCTGCCCGCGCAGGCGGCGCAGGCCGTGCTGAAGACCTACCGGCAGGCGTGGGCGAACTACTTCAACCCCGACCACCCGGCCGGGCGCCCCACGTTCAAGAGCCGGTTCCGCTCCCGGATGGCCGTCGATGTCCCCCAGGCGCGGGATCTGAACATCACCCGGATCAACCGGCGGTGGGGCGCGGTCAGCATCCCCAAACTCGGCCGTGTCCGCTTCCGGTGGACCAAGGACCTGCCGGGGGTCACGAAGGGCGGCCCGGACGGGAAGATCACCGGGGCGCGGTTGGTGAAGGAGGCAGGCGGGTGGCACATCGTGTTCCGGATCCAGACCGAGCAGCCGGTGCCGGCCCCGCATCCGGGGCCGCACACCGCGATCGACCGGGGCATCGCCGTGCCCTTGGCACTGTCCACCGGAGAGAAGATCTTCCACCGTAACCAGTGGCTGACCGGCGGAGAACAGCAACGCCTGCTCCGCCTCGAACGCAAAGCCGCCCGCCAGAAACGAGCAGCGAAACCCGGACAGCGCACCAGCAACCGGCTGAAGACAACCTACGACCAGATCGCCCGCCTGCGCGCCAAAGCCAAGCGCCGGGCCATCGACTGGCAGCACCAGACCACCGCCGAACTCACCGACCGGTTCAGCGTCATCGTGCTCGAAGACCTCAAGGTCACGAACATGATGGCGAGCGCCTCCGGCACCCGCGAACAGCCGGGCAGGAACGTCGCCCAAAAACGCGGCCTGAACCGGGCTATCGCCACCGAGGCATGGGCGCGCACCGCCGAGTTCCTCACCTACAAGGCCACCGACAAGGGCGGAAAGGTCGTCTACATCCCGGCGCCGGGCACCAGCCAGGAATGCCACGCCTGCCACACGATCATCGAAGGCTCCCGCGAGAGTCAGTCCCGGTTCGTGTGCAGGAATCCAGCATGCGGGTGGATCGGCAACGCCGACGTCAACGCCGCCCGCACCCAGTTGCATCGGTACAACTCAGCCGCCGGACGGGCGGTCACCGGACGTGGAGGCCCTGCCGTATTGGGGCCGGTGAAGCGTCAAGCACCTCATGGCGGGCCCACCCGCACCACCCCGCACGGGGTGGCGCCGTAG